The following is a genomic window from Solanum lycopersicum chromosome 6, SLM_r2.1.
TTCTATGGATATAACCGAAGGTATTGATGCTATCTTGTGATATTACGTCCCAAATTGGATCCTCTGTTTTTTAAGTCttcaatttatgaattttttaactTTCCAGAATCATTGAGGGCTCATTTCAGTCAGTTTGGAGAGATAGCTGATTTAGTACTAAAGCGTGATAAAGGTTTTGGATTTGTTACATATGCTAACCCGGAAACTGTAGATGAAGTTTTAAACACATACCATAACATAGCTAGTAAAGAGGTAGAATTTTCTCCTGAAAGCACCACATTCTCTCATTTTTCCTATTACTCTTTGCCTTGTGTTAATGTTTAAAGAGTATATTTGTGTATAAGGTGGATGTGAAGATACCGGTAACTTATAGACAGAGAATTCATGTTGGTGAACTTCCGTTGTCTTTAACCGAAGGTAAAGAGTATACATGATATCACTTCTTATTTCTGCCAGTTTGCTAGCTCTTTAATTTAACCTAGTGATTAGTTTCAGGTGAGTTGAAGGAATATTTTTCGTCTTATGGCAATGTTGTGGGAAATCAGATCGTTTTGGATAAAACAACTGGCCGCTCCAGAGGCTTTGCCTTTGTGAGTTTTGATACAGAAGAAGCAGTTGAAAAAGTTTTATCTAATAGAGATAGGCACGAACTTCGTGGCAAACAAGTGAGTAAATTAGGAATTTATAGAATACAGAACTGATGGTTGCCTCTTTTACTTTggtgtaacaaaaaaaaaagttgtcgTATGTAGGTTAAAACTACGAGGGTTTTTCCAGTTAGAGCTGGTGATCGTGATCGTAGTTATGGGTGCAACAGAGGGAATGCTGGTATTGAAAGTGACAAGTTCGCCTCCAAGGCTGCAAATGAGTTTTGAGTGTTGCATTTTAGGTGTAAAATCTTTGATGGTGCATACATTtctttgttttaactttttacaTGTCAATCAACCATCTTATCTAGGTTGAGAACCTTGTGGTTCTCATCTCACATTtaaatgaaatgatatgtagatGACAACTTTGTATGAAAACTGAATGCCTGTGGGCTGTGGATGAGTTTTTACTAATAGGAACTAATTGCAAGTTTAACTAAATTTTAATTCTGCTCAAAGCCAGATTGAAGATTTCTCAAACATattgtcattttcttatttttctttatgaattttaattgcTAATTGTATCATTTTGCATATTCACTATCCTTTGGAATATGAAATAAGCATCGTCATGACAAAATGTGAAAAACACATCTCGATGCTAACTAAACTTTCAATTGAACTTATGAAGAACGAAGCTAtgtgtttcaatttatattttcaattgaaattgttatgtattgtcattttcttttaggacatgacaattttttatcttaaaaagagaaaatataatgCACACCATcacatattatttataaatttaaatgtattttttatacTCCATATAATTTAggtataaaattcaaaaaaaatacaaataacttaaatatatgtttgatacgaaaaaagaccaaaaaaaaaaaattgtacgtGTTGAGACTAAATTTGTAGTGTAATAAATAGCCTCAGAACGGCGTTGGAAGCGGTCTAATCCATTTTTAAGCGCTTTATTTACTCCCCTCGTTTTCCTCTCCTTCACTTCACTTCACGTCACGTCCCTTTCTGAAAAATCACTCAACGTTTTCTGAATGAGGCCTAACTTCTTGCCTCCTGGGCTTGTTTCCAATCTCCAAGATGTGCTTTCTAGCAGAAAGGGTGCTCCCCAAAACAATGATTCCACGGAACCCAACTCGGATCCTGTAGAGGTTGACGATACAAAGCCTGTTGTTTTGGTTACTAACGCTGATGGGATTGAATCCCCTGGCCTAACGTATCTTGTTGATGCTCTTGTTCGTCTCGGCCTCTACAATGTTAACATTTGCGCTCCTCAATCGTGAGTTTCTcttttaaatttctattttcCCTCGCAGTTTCTTGATTAACATGATCTGGGATATTGTACTCTTGTGATTGGGCTGTATTTTGTAGATGTTGAAATTCTGCAATGCGGGATCTCTTGGTTTTTGTGGTCGATTTGGGTGTATTGTTAATTCGTTGCAGTTTATATGGAATGTATATCAGAGATTTCTAATGAAACAGTGGAATAAGACAATGTTGGTTTCTATCTGAATTAGTTATGCTGCAATTAGTGtattattttctaatgttttccCCATGCATTAGTAAAACTAATATTAGACTGGTTAAAATGATTTAATCATAATCCAGACTAACTGCTTAATAACCTATGGTTAATGTGTTTTCTTCCAAATGCTACTGTAGAGATGAATCAACGGCAGGCCATTCTTTTACTCTGAAAGAATCCATTGCGGTTACTTCGGCTGAGATTCATGGTGCTACTGCTTATGAAGTTTCAGGTATGGTTTTTAGTGTATATGTTCTACTCGGTCTTTTGTTGGAAAGCTTGTAATTGATATTTATTCGAGCTTTGTAGGACTACTCTTACGTTTAGAAACTAATACTGTATTTCAGCTCTAACATGTTACGCCTTTAAATTTGTTCTTGTGTCAGGGACTCCCTTAGATTGTGTGTCATTAGCCTTGTCTGGTGCACTATTTTCCTGGTCAAAGCCTATGCTGGTATTTTTTGACATGCTTTCAGTTATACCattttcctatttcatttttggcTTTGGTATTGCTTATGTTGCTCAGTATCCTCTGTTATTTATTTCTGCTTGGACCTTTAGGTGATAAGTGGAATCAACAAGGGCTCAAGTTGTGGCCGTCATATGTAAGTagtgttttctttttatgaCCTTTCTTTTAGTGAACTGTAATTTAGCACAAATTTATAGTTTGAAATTGTTTTATTAGTGACTATTGCTCatattgaagttatgaattggCACTTTCTTCCTCTTTTAGTTGTTATTTCTATATCAGCATAGAATTTTGTGATTATTTGTACTACTTCACTGTTTCCAGGTTTTACTCAGGTGTTGTTGCTGGTGCAAGGGAGTCACTGTTTAGTGGTGTGCCATCTATATCGATATCACTTGACTGGTATTTGCCTATCATTTAGGGTATACTGCTGAAAACTTTGATCACTCTTGATGGTCTTAACAATGTACCtgtaatcttttctttttaggaAGAAGGATGAAAGTCAGGAAAGTGATTTCAAGGATGCCGTAGGTGTTTGTTTACCATTGATAAATGCAGCCCTTAGAGATATAGAGAAGGGAGTTTTTCCCAAATGTTGCTTGCTGCATGTGGAAATTCCAAAGTCTCCTCTGACAAACAAGGTCTGTTTTATTGTCACCCTTGTGGTGCTTCTTCCCATTGAGAAAAAATACAAGTATTTGGACTTGTGATTCCTTGGTCAGACCAGTTCATCAAAAAGAGTTTCCATTCGAAACTGCTATTTTTCAATCATTCTGAAGAATGTACATGTGACTCTATTGTGTTGGCATGCAAAAGCAAAGTCTCAGTCTTCTTTCCTTTTACTCCCCAAGTCCAACCACTATACTATTTTGCTTTAGCATATTATATCTCTCCATGTATGTGGATGTAGACTGATTATTTTTGCCTTTTATGTGACAGGGATTTAAATCGACCAGGCAAAGTCATTGGAGCCTTAAGCTTTGCTGGCAAGCTATTTCAGCAAGCAGGAATCCTGCTGCCGGACGTTTTGTTCCCAATCAGCAAATGCTTGGACTGCAGCTTGCTCAACTAGGCCGAGATGCTTCTGCAGCGGTGAGTTAACTCGTCCTTCACTGGTATGTGGTGACCTAgataattatgatgatgataGCAAGTGTGTAGTATTGCCTCTTAGTGAGTGACAACCTAATTGCTCTTAAAGTTAAACAAGATTGAGAAGAGCTGTCTGCCTATATCTAAAAGGAATTTATATGGAGTTGAAATTctgttgaatcttaaaaaaGTAGAGTAGTCAGAGCTTAAGGAAGGTAgtgacttaaaagctgattcATTTCCCAGTTTCCAGTAAGATGAGTAGTATTTGAGTGGCTTCTTTGATTCGGTTATAGTACACAATAAGACAAAAGTGCACATAAATGGGTCAAAATACAGTTATTTGTAACAAGCTTTTGGAACACTTTGCAGCCCCTGCTTGTTTTAGTTTTCTCAATCAAAGTTGCATTGTAGATACTCTTAACCATTCAGACTTCTGAATTCTCATTTTTTCTCAGGGTGCCGCTCGTCGGTTAGCCACAcagaaaaataatatagaagAGGTTGAATCAGTTGGTGTATCAGGGAAATCTGATTCCAACCGGAAAGTCAAGTACTTCAGATTGGAGGTAAGGAACTTTTTTCCATCTCTATGAAAATATCGTATCCAGTTGCTGTCTTGGATAACTAATTGAGGAATCTTCAGGTTTATTTTCTAATTGAAAATGCCATTTTCAACTTAATTAATCTATGTCAATGGAAAAGAGGGTATCAGAAGAACATGTTAAATCGTTACATCAATCTATAATTTTCCTCTCTTCGAATAGCTTGTGTGGGAGCGCAAAAAAGCCAAGTGTCACACGTTTCCTTGTACTAATCTTTCTCATTGATGTAATTCCATTTCTTTGTACTTAGTACCAGTTGGTTCTAATATTTAAGTGAATGACTTTATTTGTTATTCGCACTGCAGTTACTTGACAAGAAGCAGGAAGAAGAGGATGAGGATTTAG
Proteins encoded in this region:
- the LOC101263527 gene encoding heterogeneous nuclear ribonucleoprotein 1-like isoform X3, translating into MADREAPGSSARSLFIGGISMDITEESLRAHFSQFGEIADLVLKRDKGFGFVTYANPETVDEVLNTYHNIASKEVDVKIPVTYRQRIHVGELPLSLTEVSGELKEYFSSYGNVVGNQIVLDKTTGRSRGFAFVSFDTEEAVEKVLSNRDRHELRGKQLSYVG
- the LOC101263527 gene encoding heterogeneous nuclear ribonucleoprotein 1-like isoform X2 — its product is MADREAPGSSARSLFIGGISMDITEESLRAHFSQFGEIADLVLKRDKGFGFVTYANPETVDEVLNTYHNIASKEVDVKIPVTYRQRIHVGELPLSLTEGELKEYFSSYGNVVGNQIVLDKTTGRSRGFAFVSFDTEEAVEKVLSNRDRHELRGKQVKTTRVFPVRAGDRDRSYGCNRGNAGIESDKFASKAANEF
- the LOC101263527 gene encoding heterogeneous nuclear ribonucleoprotein 1-like isoform X1 is translated as MADREAPGSSARSLFIGGISMDITEESLRAHFSQFGEIADLVLKRDKGFGFVTYANPETVDEVLNTYHNIASKEVDVKIPVTYRQRIHVGELPLSLTEVSGELKEYFSSYGNVVGNQIVLDKTTGRSRGFAFVSFDTEEAVEKVLSNRDRHELRGKQVKTTRVFPVRAGDRDRSYGCNRGNAGIESDKFASKAANEF
- the LOC101267031 gene encoding uncharacterized protein is translated as MRPNFLPPGLVSNLQDVLSSRKGAPQNNDSTEPNSDPVEVDDTKPVVLVTNADGIESPGLTYLVDALVRLGLYNVNICAPQSDESTAGHSFTLKESIAVTSAEIHGATAYEVSGTPLDCVSLALSGALFSWSKPMLVISGINKGSSCGRHMFYSGVVAGARESLFSGVPSISISLDWKKDESQESDFKDAVGVCLPLINAALRDIEKGVFPKCCLLHVEIPKSPLTNKGFKSTRQSHWSLKLCWQAISASRNPAAGRFVPNQQMLGLQLAQLGRDASAAGAARRLATQKNNIEEVESVGVSGKSDSNRKVKYFRLELLDKKQEEEDEDLDFRALENGFIAVTPVSLSMHVEADVHAAATEWISTALEVEQ